From the genome of Virgibacillus siamensis, one region includes:
- a CDS encoding glycoside hydrolase family 3 C-terminal domain-containing protein — MEQQPAYKNENLSFEERANDLVSKMTVREKASQMIHKSCAIPRLGIPTYNWWNESIHGVARAGVATMFPQAIGMAATFDDQLIHKTAGIIAAEGRAKYHEFARKNDRGIYKGLTFWAPNINIFRDPRWGRGHETYGEDPYLTGKLGVAYIKGLQGDDPKYLKVAACAKHYAVHSGPEETRHEFNAVVNNKDLYETYLPAFRDSVIDGQVESVMGSYNRVNGEPCCGSETLLERILRNEWGFRGHVVSDCWAVVDFHERHRVTNSKLESAAYALNNGCDLNCGSMYKYLISAYDEGLISEAAIDKAVTRLMMTRMKLGMFDDPETVPYTSIPYEVNDCPEHNRVALEVSKKSMVLLKNEEKTLPLDKEGIKKIAVIGPNADSRAALAGNYEGTASEYVTVLEGIREAVKGKARVYYAEGCELYTKKKSALDHPKDRFAEAISAAEHSDIVVVCLGLDATIEGEEMHESNAFGSGDKKNLELPGLQHELLETIYATGKPVILVQLSGSAMALNWADQHVAAIIQAWYPGAQGGRAIASLLFGEYSPSGKLPITFYKSTEELPAFSDYSMKNRTYRYMQHEALYPFGYGLSYTTFSYKNSGESPSQIKSGESISFTVNVKNTGPKNSEEVIQMYVKDVESSVVIPKWQLKGFKKMSLKAGEEKEVTMILTPRDMALINDDGKRVLEPGKFEVFIGGSQPDQRSLELSGTDVVKNVFEVKGKVLELEY; from the coding sequence ATGGAACAGCAACCGGCATATAAAAATGAAAACCTAAGTTTTGAAGAACGGGCAAATGATCTTGTCTCCAAAATGACTGTGAGGGAAAAGGCTTCCCAAATGATTCACAAGTCTTGTGCAATTCCAAGACTGGGAATTCCTACATATAATTGGTGGAATGAAAGTATTCACGGTGTTGCACGTGCGGGCGTAGCTACGATGTTCCCGCAGGCAATTGGTATGGCGGCAACATTTGATGACCAATTAATTCACAAGACAGCAGGAATAATTGCTGCGGAAGGAAGAGCGAAATATCATGAATTTGCTCGTAAAAATGATCGTGGTATATATAAGGGACTGACATTCTGGGCACCTAATATTAATATTTTTAGAGATCCCAGGTGGGGGCGTGGACACGAAACATATGGTGAAGATCCATATTTAACAGGCAAACTTGGTGTTGCTTATATTAAAGGTCTGCAAGGGGATGACCCAAAATATCTGAAAGTTGCTGCTTGTGCCAAACACTATGCGGTTCATAGCGGCCCGGAAGAGACAAGACATGAATTTAATGCAGTGGTGAATAACAAAGATTTATATGAAACATATCTTCCTGCTTTCCGGGATAGTGTCATAGATGGGCAGGTTGAATCGGTTATGGGTTCATACAATCGTGTGAATGGTGAACCTTGTTGCGGCAGTGAAACATTATTGGAACGGATTTTAAGAAACGAATGGGGTTTTCGAGGGCACGTTGTTTCCGATTGTTGGGCTGTCGTAGATTTCCATGAAAGACATCGTGTGACAAATTCGAAACTGGAATCAGCAGCCTACGCACTTAACAATGGCTGTGACCTCAATTGTGGCTCCATGTACAAATATCTGATAAGTGCTTATGATGAAGGCCTGATTTCCGAAGCGGCAATAGACAAAGCTGTAACCAGACTGATGATGACCCGCATGAAACTGGGGATGTTTGATGACCCGGAAACTGTTCCTTATACATCTATTCCGTATGAGGTTAATGACTGTCCGGAGCATAATAGGGTTGCGTTGGAAGTATCCAAGAAAAGTATGGTCCTGCTAAAAAATGAAGAAAAAACTTTGCCATTGGATAAAGAGGGAATAAAGAAAATTGCTGTGATTGGCCCAAATGCAGACAGCAGAGCGGCACTGGCAGGAAATTATGAAGGGACCGCATCTGAATATGTAACCGTTTTAGAAGGGATACGAGAAGCTGTAAAAGGTAAGGCAAGAGTTTATTACGCTGAAGGATGTGAGCTTTATACCAAGAAAAAGAGTGCTTTGGACCATCCTAAAGACAGATTTGCTGAAGCAATATCGGCAGCCGAGCATTCCGATATAGTTGTTGTTTGTTTAGGTCTTGACGCAACCATTGAAGGGGAAGAAATGCACGAATCAAATGCGTTTGGCAGTGGAGATAAAAAGAATTTGGAACTGCCGGGTCTTCAGCATGAATTACTGGAAACGATTTATGCAACAGGAAAACCTGTCATTTTAGTTCAACTTTCCGGAAGTGCAATGGCATTAAACTGGGCTGATCAGCATGTGGCAGCAATCATTCAGGCTTGGTATCCAGGCGCTCAGGGTGGAAGGGCTATTGCTTCTTTACTCTTTGGTGAGTATAGTCCCTCCGGAAAGCTTCCAATAACATTTTACAAGAGTACAGAAGAATTACCGGCTTTCAGCGACTATTCCATGAAAAACAGGACCTATCGTTACATGCAGCATGAAGCTTTATATCCATTTGGTTATGGGTTAAGTTACACTACTTTTTCTTATAAGAATTCAGGTGAAAGCCCTTCACAAATTAAATCAGGGGAATCGATTTCGTTTACAGTCAATGTGAAAAACACAGGTCCAAAGAATTCAGAGGAAGTCATACAAATGTACGTAAAAGACGTGGAATCATCAGTAGTTATTCCAAAATGGCAGTTAAAAGGGTTCAAAAAGATGTCTCTTAAAGCTGGAGAGGAAAAGGAAGTAACCATGATTCTCACGCCCAGGGATATGGCACTCATAAA